From the Dehalococcoidia bacterium genome, one window contains:
- a CDS encoding response regulator transcription factor, with translation MTNQSAPRMHASRIKVLIVDDHAVLRQALRMLLENQQEVEVVGDAANGREALDAVEKLHPDVVLMDMVMPGLNGLEATRQIRRRAPKAKVLILTGYMEDEQILAALRAGASGYVVKKSDVEELLLGIQSVHRGNTYFSSAISDGDAVQDYLWQAKKPEAKSGYDLLTSREREVLQLIAEGYSNQRIANELFISVKTVEAHKAHIMSKLHAQNRTDLIRYAIRKGIVGLESGPDLGESSSEAVG, from the coding sequence ATGACCAACCAGAGCGCACCACGCATGCACGCCAGCCGCATCAAGGTCCTCATCGTCGATGACCACGCCGTGCTGCGGCAGGCCCTCCGTATGCTGCTCGAAAACCAGCAGGAAGTCGAAGTCGTCGGCGATGCCGCCAACGGCCGCGAAGCCCTCGACGCCGTCGAAAAGCTGCACCCGGACGTCGTCCTCATGGACATGGTGATGCCTGGCCTCAACGGCCTCGAAGCCACGCGCCAGATCCGCCGCCGCGCCCCCAAGGCGAAGGTGCTCATCCTCACCGGCTACATGGAAGACGAGCAGATCCTCGCCGCGCTCCGCGCCGGCGCCAGCGGCTACGTCGTCAAGAAGTCCGACGTCGAAGAGCTGCTGCTCGGCATTCAGTCCGTGCACCGCGGCAACACCTACTTCAGCTCCGCCATCAGCGATGGCGATGCCGTGCAGGACTACCTCTGGCAGGCCAAGAAGCCCGAAGCGAAGTCCGGCTACGACCTGCTCACCAGCCGCGAGCGCGAAGTGCTGCAACTGATCGCCGAGGGCTACTCCAACCAGCGCATCGCCAACGAACTGTTCATCAGCGTCAAGACCGTCGAAGCGCACAAGGCGCATATCATGTCGAAGCTGCACGCCCAGAACCGCACGGATCTCATTCGCTATGCGATTCGCAAGGGCATCGTCGGCCTCGAAAGCGGGCCTGACCTCGGCGAGAGCAGCTCCGAAGCGGTCGGTTGA
- a CDS encoding response regulator encodes MTLCEKSILVVDDEPVVRELLKAALEPTGSRLVEASDGCEAIEVAWRERPDLVLLDVGLPKLSGLDVCRALKTNPEPPRVLLITGDSTAEGLDNCGADGVVAKPFQPSTLIEEVERALVAKTSPD; translated from the coding sequence GTGACGCTCTGCGAAAAATCGATACTCGTGGTCGATGACGAGCCCGTCGTGCGAGAGCTGCTCAAAGCAGCCCTCGAGCCGACGGGCTCGCGCCTCGTGGAAGCCAGCGACGGCTGCGAAGCGATCGAGGTCGCTTGGCGCGAGCGACCGGACCTCGTCCTGCTCGATGTCGGCCTGCCGAAGCTCAGTGGCCTCGACGTCTGTCGCGCCCTTAAGACCAACCCCGAACCGCCCCGCGTGCTGCTGATAACCGGCGATAGCACCGCCGAGGGCCTCGACAACTGTGGCGCCGATGGCGTCGTCGCGAAGCCCTTCCAGCCATCGACGCTCATCGAAGAGGTCGAGCGCGCCCTCGTCGCAAAAACATCGCCGGACTAG
- a CDS encoding pyridoxamine 5'-phosphate oxidase family protein, with the protein MGGDGSSKQPRASRPERPEGYWTSRPIPWRWARQRLVDARNYWIVSTRPDGPGHARPVWGAWVDETLYFDTGSRIGTHLMQRPDVSVHLESGDEVVIIEGTAERVRDEARIAIFLASYNAKYSIPLTAPPGALFAVHPRVAFGWISDPTGDDGGAIYGSTGTRWDFG; encoded by the coding sequence ATGGGCGGCGACGGTTCCTCGAAACAACCTCGGGCGTCCCGACCTGAGCGCCCCGAGGGCTACTGGACGAGCAGGCCGATCCCGTGGCGCTGGGCGCGCCAACGGCTGGTCGACGCGCGCAACTACTGGATCGTGTCGACGCGGCCGGATGGGCCGGGTCACGCGCGGCCGGTGTGGGGCGCGTGGGTCGATGAGACGCTGTACTTCGATACGGGGTCACGCATTGGCACGCATCTCATGCAGCGCCCGGACGTTTCGGTGCATCTCGAAAGCGGCGACGAGGTGGTGATCATCGAAGGCACCGCGGAGCGGGTTCGCGACGAGGCGCGCATCGCGATCTTCCTGGCGTCGTACAACGCGAAGTACTCGATACCGCTCACTGCGCCGCCGGGGGCGCTGTTCGCGGTGCATCCGCGGGTGGCGTTCGGGTGGATCTCTGACCCGACGGGCGATGACGGCGGGGCGATTTACGGCAGCACCGGCACGCGTTGGGATTTCGGCTAA
- a CDS encoding NUDIX hydrolase: MSAREQLRFCPRCAGALEWRPQGEARALHPTCEACGSVLWQNPKPSLEALIVREHDGVREVLLGRRTDGRWDAPGNFLNAGDGIEDALVRECRREMGIEVGVEEIVGAFEDEYAGAPIVTLVYRCRIASGEPRAADIIEDVAWFGLDALPEIAFASIARALDVLRERPSS; the protein is encoded by the coding sequence GTGAGCGCGCGCGAGCAGTTGCGGTTTTGTCCGCGATGCGCGGGGGCGTTGGAGTGGCGGCCGCAGGGTGAGGCGCGGGCGCTGCACCCGACGTGCGAGGCGTGCGGGTCCGTGCTGTGGCAGAACCCGAAGCCGAGCCTCGAAGCGCTGATCGTGCGCGAGCACGACGGCGTGCGCGAGGTCCTGCTGGGGCGGCGCACCGACGGCAGGTGGGACGCGCCGGGCAACTTCTTGAACGCGGGCGACGGCATCGAGGACGCGCTGGTGCGCGAGTGCCGGCGCGAGATGGGCATCGAGGTGGGCGTCGAGGAGATCGTCGGGGCGTTCGAGGATGAGTATGCGGGCGCGCCGATCGTGACGCTGGTATATCGATGCCGGATCGCATCGGGTGAGCCGCGTGCGGCGGACATCATCGAGGACGTGGCGTGGTTTGGGCTCGATGCGCTGCCGGAGATCGCGTTTGCGTCGATCGCGCGGGCGCTGGACGTGTTGCGCGAACGGCCATCGAGCTAG
- a CDS encoding nitroreductase family protein — protein sequence MEFKEVIGRRRSIRFFDPDRPVEREKIQKMLEAARLASCAVNAQWARAIVGFRDELSEDQLKRLKTPVATLNVDMAPVHIHFFNDLSIVNKMQGTRLKELVDVGALAPTHGWSHKFVDDFVYPQILKPMTQGPGYPIASTFDVGIAVCQALLTGVDEGLGVGLVTLNGAVLKEVFKTPDEWIPLPTILVGYPAESWDGGGQRPRPPFEELYFEGEFGKPFKRDEKVVEELKSAKMIQEPAKPNDPKRIEEIKKLAEKYGLPM from the coding sequence ATGGAGTTCAAGGAAGTCATCGGGCGGCGGCGGTCGATCCGGTTTTTCGACCCGGACCGGCCCGTCGAGCGCGAGAAGATCCAGAAGATGCTCGAAGCGGCGCGGCTGGCGTCGTGTGCGGTGAACGCGCAGTGGGCGCGCGCGATCGTGGGGTTCCGCGACGAACTCAGCGAAGACCAGCTCAAGCGGCTGAAGACGCCGGTCGCGACGTTGAACGTCGACATGGCGCCGGTACACATCCACTTCTTCAACGACCTGAGCATCGTCAACAAGATGCAGGGCACGCGGCTCAAGGAGCTGGTCGATGTCGGCGCGCTGGCGCCGACGCATGGCTGGAGCCACAAGTTCGTCGACGACTTTGTGTATCCGCAGATCCTCAAGCCGATGACGCAGGGCCCGGGCTATCCGATCGCATCGACGTTCGACGTGGGCATCGCGGTGTGCCAGGCGCTGCTGACGGGCGTCGACGAGGGGCTGGGCGTGGGGCTGGTGACGCTCAACGGCGCCGTGCTGAAGGAAGTGTTCAAGACGCCGGACGAGTGGATCCCGCTGCCGACGATTCTGGTGGGGTATCCGGCGGAGTCGTGGGACGGCGGCGGGCAGCGGCCGCGGCCGCCGTTCGAGGAGTTGTACTTCGAAGGGGAGTTCGGGAAGCCGTTCAAGCGCGACGAGAAGGTCGTCGAGGAGTTGAAGTCGGCGAAGATGATCCAGGAGCCGGCGAAGCCGAACGACCCGAAGCGCATCGAAGAGATCAAGAAGCTGGCGGAGAAGTACGGGTTGCCGATGTAG
- a CDS encoding GNAT family N-acetyltransferase: MATEPSSGIIETHALTPDRWRDFAALMNSRFDTRHCWCMWPRLAVNYTMRTAEANRRSMKKAVDTAPAPPGILAYADGVPVGWCAVAPREDYLRLARSRITAPLDDQHVWSVVCFYVPRPMRRRGVSRALLAAALDLAQQHGARIVEAYPVEGGNNPFRGLPAVFKDAGFREVGRRTANRPFLRYHICNSQQSNRQ, encoded by the coding sequence ATGGCGACCGAACCGTCATCCGGCATCATCGAGACGCACGCCCTGACGCCCGACCGCTGGCGCGATTTCGCCGCGCTCATGAACAGCCGCTTCGATACCCGCCATTGCTGGTGCATGTGGCCGCGGCTCGCGGTCAACTACACAATGCGCACCGCAGAAGCCAACCGCCGTTCGATGAAGAAGGCCGTCGACACCGCCCCCGCGCCGCCCGGCATCCTCGCGTACGCCGATGGTGTCCCGGTGGGGTGGTGCGCCGTCGCCCCGCGCGAGGACTATCTGCGCCTCGCGCGATCGCGCATCACCGCCCCGCTCGACGACCAGCACGTGTGGTCTGTCGTTTGCTTCTATGTCCCGCGGCCCATGCGCCGAAGAGGCGTAAGCCGTGCGCTGCTCGCGGCCGCCCTCGATCTAGCCCAGCAACACGGCGCGCGGATCGTCGAGGCCTACCCCGTCGAAGGCGGCAACAACCCCTTCCGCGGCCTCCCCGCCGTCTTCAAAGACGCCGGCTTCCGCGAAGTCGGCCGCCGCACCGCGAACCGCCCCTTCCTGCGCTACCACATCTGCAACTCGCAACAATCCAATCGCCAGTAA
- a CDS encoding enoyl-CoA hydratase-related protein, translating into MDFEQILYDKSDGIATITLNRPERMNAFTDVMLREWAHALEDARLDRDVYAVIVTGAGRGFCAGADLKAGSGVAETARADTPPTAASRRNWLRDGVHQVPRAVQLLDKPYIAAVNGSAVGAGMDMASMADLRIASDAAKFAMSYVKVGLIPGDGGCYFLPRIVGIAKALELIWTGDFIDAHEAQRIGYVSKVVPPDDLLTEARARAQRIVDGPAVAIQLAKRLVYRSLDASWQEAFEMASSAMAIAQTTEDAREGPRAFVEGRQPKFTGH; encoded by the coding sequence GTGGACTTCGAACAGATCCTCTACGACAAGAGCGACGGCATTGCCACCATCACCCTCAACCGCCCCGAGCGCATGAACGCCTTCACCGACGTCATGCTCCGGGAATGGGCGCACGCGCTCGAAGACGCGCGCCTCGACCGCGACGTCTATGCCGTCATCGTGACCGGCGCCGGCCGCGGCTTCTGCGCCGGCGCCGACCTGAAAGCGGGCTCCGGCGTCGCCGAAACAGCGCGCGCCGACACGCCGCCCACCGCCGCATCGCGACGCAACTGGCTGCGCGACGGCGTCCACCAGGTGCCGCGCGCCGTGCAACTGCTCGACAAGCCCTACATCGCCGCCGTCAACGGCTCGGCCGTCGGCGCCGGCATGGACATGGCGTCGATGGCCGACCTGCGCATCGCGTCCGACGCCGCGAAGTTCGCGATGTCGTACGTGAAGGTCGGGCTGATCCCCGGCGACGGCGGCTGTTACTTCTTGCCGCGCATCGTCGGCATCGCGAAGGCGCTCGAGTTGATCTGGACGGGCGACTTCATCGACGCGCACGAGGCGCAGCGCATCGGCTATGTCTCGAAGGTCGTGCCGCCCGATGATCTCCTCACCGAAGCGCGCGCGCGCGCCCAACGCATCGTCGATGGCCCCGCCGTCGCCATCCAACTCGCAAAGCGTCTCGTCTACCGCAGCCTCGACGCCTCATGGCAAGAAGCCTTCGAGATGGCGTCCTCCGCGATGGCCATCGCTCAGACCACCGAAGACGCCCGAGAAGGCCCCCGCGCCTTCGTCGAAGGCCGCCAACCAAAATTCACCGGTCACTAA
- the purQ gene encoding phosphoribosylformylglycinamidine synthase subunit PurQ: MNFAVLVFPGTWSERDCQYVLSHELGQNADLVWHKEANLDRYDAVVIPGGFSYGDHLRTGAIARFSPVMDAVARHADAGKPVIGICNGFQILCESHLLPGALMRNDSLQFRCMPTHLRIENDGTMFTRAGTQGQVLEVPISHGEGNYYADAETIAKLEAERRVIFRYVTPQGEATPEANPNGSLNNIAGIINERGNVLGMMPHPERAGEARLGSTDGLVIFRSMIESAVEAVA; encoded by the coding sequence ATGAACTTCGCCGTCCTCGTCTTCCCCGGCACCTGGTCCGAACGCGACTGCCAGTACGTCCTCTCCCACGAACTCGGCCAGAATGCCGACCTCGTCTGGCACAAGGAAGCCAATCTCGACCGCTACGACGCCGTCGTCATCCCCGGCGGCTTCTCCTACGGCGACCATCTCCGCACCGGGGCGATCGCACGCTTCTCGCCCGTGATGGACGCCGTCGCGCGCCACGCCGACGCCGGCAAACCCGTCATCGGCATCTGCAACGGCTTCCAGATCCTCTGCGAGTCGCACCTGCTGCCGGGCGCCCTCATGCGCAACGACAGCCTGCAATTTCGCTGCATGCCCACGCACCTCCGCATCGAAAACGACGGGACGATGTTCACGCGCGCCGGCACGCAGGGCCAGGTGCTCGAAGTCCCGATCTCGCACGGCGAAGGCAACTACTACGCCGACGCGGAGACGATCGCGAAGCTCGAAGCGGAGCGACGCGTCATCTTCCGATATGTCACGCCGCAGGGCGAAGCGACGCCCGAAGCCAACCCCAACGGCTCGCTGAACAACATCGCCGGCATCATCAACGAACGCGGCAACGTCCTCGGCATGATGCCCCATCCCGAGCGCGCCGGCGAAGCCCGCCTGGGCAGCACCGACGGCCTCGTCATCTTCCGCTCGATGATCGAAAGCGCCGTAGAAGCCGTCGCCTAG
- a CDS encoding sugar transferase, with translation MASAPAPDLYPAAIAHIGAIPESALRRSFYQRRGKRAFDLALGSLMFAGCLPLMLIVGVAVLLTSGWPVLYASERVGMDGRRFWMWKFRTMVHDADIVMEHWKRTHPDLAEQYATNYKLKDDPRVTPLGRFLRKSSLDELPQFLNVLRGDMSLVGPRPYLPALPPEARSMEVITSVRPAISGPFQVNGRNALTPQQRMQLDVDYATNLTFFGDCWLLLQTFKPIAKRDGD, from the coding sequence TTGGCGTCGGCACCCGCGCCCGATCTCTATCCCGCCGCCATCGCGCACATCGGCGCCATTCCCGAATCGGCGCTGCGCCGCAGCTTCTACCAGCGTCGAGGCAAACGCGCCTTCGATCTCGCGCTCGGCTCGCTGATGTTCGCCGGCTGTCTGCCGCTGATGCTCATCGTCGGCGTCGCCGTGCTGCTGACGTCGGGCTGGCCGGTGCTCTACGCATCGGAGCGCGTCGGCATGGACGGGCGGCGATTCTGGATGTGGAAGTTCCGCACGATGGTCCACGACGCCGACATCGTCATGGAGCACTGGAAGCGCACGCACCCCGACCTCGCGGAGCAGTACGCGACGAACTACAAGCTGAAGGACGACCCGCGCGTGACGCCGCTCGGGCGCTTCCTGCGCAAGTCCAGCCTCGACGAGTTGCCGCAGTTTTTGAACGTGCTGCGCGGCGACATGAGCCTCGTCGGGCCGCGCCCGTACCTGCCGGCGCTGCCGCCGGAAGCGCGCAGCATGGAGGTCATCACGTCGGTGCGGCCCGCCATCTCCGGGCCCTTCCAGGTCAACGGCCGCAACGCGCTGACGCCGCAGCAGCGCATGCAGCTCGACGTCGACTACGCGACGAACCTGACGTTCTTCGGCGACTGCTGGCTGCTGCTCCAGACCTTCAAGCCGATCGCGAAGCGGGACGGCGACTGA
- a CDS encoding WcaI family glycosyltransferase has product MTRLLITSMYYEPDETGIGPYTTRLAEHLAHRGYDVTAVTGMPHYPSWRVAEAYRGKMTVREVRNGVRLLRRRHYVPSKHGALHRAAYEATFFASALTALRLPRPHAVLGVVPALSGGVLARVAARKFDVPYGLVFQDMTAEAARQSGVPGGGRVAGVVRLAEAWAAQRASAIGIVAEGFRPCLEAMGVEPSRIRRVRNWTRTAPVTMHRDDVRARFAWDDAAARRTVVLHAGNMGAKQGLETVIEAARIAQGNAPGLLFVLMGDGSQRAALEAMTNRYALENVRFLPLQPDAMLPNILAAADVLLVNQRGSVRDMALPSKLTAYFAAGRPVVAAVAEDSETAREINWSSGGILAQPDDPRALLAAIERGACDPGLQAHLSRSARDWSDTVLSEATALRSYEQLVASVLRSAGRGRVHALGRIMRPVERASQEGSDQRWAA; this is encoded by the coding sequence ATGACGCGACTGCTGATCACCAGCATGTACTACGAGCCCGACGAGACCGGCATCGGCCCCTACACGACGCGCCTCGCCGAGCACCTGGCGCACCGCGGCTACGACGTCACGGCGGTGACCGGCATGCCGCACTACCCGTCGTGGCGCGTCGCCGAGGCGTATCGCGGCAAGATGACCGTGCGCGAAGTGCGCAACGGCGTGCGTCTGCTGCGGCGACGCCACTACGTGCCCTCGAAGCACGGCGCGTTGCATCGCGCGGCGTACGAAGCGACGTTCTTCGCGAGCGCGCTGACGGCGCTGCGATTGCCGCGTCCGCACGCGGTGCTCGGCGTCGTGCCGGCGCTGAGCGGCGGCGTGCTCGCGCGCGTGGCGGCGCGGAAGTTCGACGTGCCGTACGGGCTCGTCTTCCAGGACATGACCGCCGAAGCGGCGCGCCAGAGCGGCGTCCCGGGCGGCGGCCGCGTCGCGGGCGTTGTGCGGCTCGCCGAAGCGTGGGCGGCGCAGCGCGCGTCCGCGATCGGCATCGTTGCCGAAGGCTTTCGCCCGTGCCTCGAAGCGATGGGCGTCGAGCCGTCGCGGATCCGGCGCGTGCGCAACTGGACGCGCACCGCGCCGGTCACGATGCATCGCGACGACGTGCGCGCCCGCTTCGCGTGGGACGACGCGGCCGCCCGGCGGACCGTCGTGCTGCACGCCGGCAACATGGGCGCCAAGCAAGGACTCGAGACCGTCATCGAAGCGGCGCGCATCGCGCAGGGCAACGCGCCGGGGCTGCTGTTCGTGCTGATGGGGGACGGCAGCCAACGCGCCGCGCTCGAAGCGATGACCAATCGTTACGCCCTGGAGAACGTGCGCTTCCTGCCGCTGCAACCCGACGCCATGCTGCCGAACATCCTCGCTGCGGCCGATGTGCTGCTGGTGAACCAGCGCGGCAGCGTGCGCGACATGGCGCTGCCATCGAAGCTGACGGCGTACTTCGCGGCCGGACGCCCCGTCGTCGCGGCGGTGGCGGAGGACAGCGAGACGGCGCGCGAGATCAACTGGAGCAGCGGCGGCATCCTCGCGCAGCCCGACGATCCGCGGGCGCTGCTTGCGGCGATCGAGCGCGGGGCGTGCGATCCGGGGCTGCAGGCGCATCTCTCGCGCTCGGCGCGCGACTGGTCCGATACCGTGCTTTCGGAGGCGACGGCGCTGCGTTCGTACGAGCAGTTGGTGGCGTCGGTGCTGCGGTCGGCGGGGCGCGGCCGCGTACACGCGCTGGGACGCATCATGCGCCCCGTCGAGCGGGCATCGCAGGAGGGGAGCGACCAGCGATGGGCAGCGTGA
- a CDS encoding GDP-L-fucose synthase, producing MGSVSAPLARRVSTLFGRRVMVTGGGGFVGRHVVQKLCERGAWVFVPRSVDYDLREKDAIDLALAEAQPEVVVHLAAVVGGIGANRENPGRFFYDNAIMGIQLMEQARLAGVDKYVGVATVCAYPKHTPVPFREDDLWDGYPEETNAPYGLAKKMQIVQAQAYREQYGFNAITLLPVNLYGPGDNFDAESSHVIPALIRKFIEAAERGDDVVTAWGTGAASREFLYVDDAAEGIVLATERYDGGDPVNLGAGREITVRALAETIAALCGFTGEIAWDASKPDGQPRRMLDVSRARERFGFAASTDFEAGLRETIRWWVALRAANKQQTANSKRRVPAAFEAALSDDEPEAGAERRAA from the coding sequence ATGGGCAGCGTGAGCGCGCCTTTGGCGAGGCGTGTGAGCACGCTCTTCGGGCGGCGGGTGATGGTCACCGGCGGCGGCGGCTTCGTCGGCCGGCACGTCGTGCAGAAGCTGTGCGAGCGCGGCGCGTGGGTCTTCGTGCCGCGCAGCGTCGACTACGACCTGCGCGAGAAGGACGCCATCGACCTGGCGCTCGCCGAGGCGCAGCCGGAGGTCGTCGTACACCTGGCGGCGGTCGTCGGCGGCATCGGCGCCAACCGCGAGAACCCGGGCCGCTTCTTCTACGACAACGCCATCATGGGCATCCAGCTCATGGAGCAGGCGCGGCTCGCCGGCGTCGACAAGTACGTCGGCGTCGCGACGGTCTGCGCCTACCCCAAGCACACGCCCGTGCCCTTCCGCGAGGACGACCTGTGGGACGGCTACCCGGAGGAGACGAACGCGCCCTACGGCCTGGCGAAGAAGATGCAGATCGTGCAGGCGCAGGCGTACCGCGAGCAGTACGGCTTCAACGCGATCACGCTGCTGCCGGTGAACCTCTACGGCCCCGGCGACAACTTCGACGCGGAGAGCAGCCACGTGATCCCGGCGCTGATCCGCAAGTTCATCGAAGCGGCGGAGCGCGGCGACGACGTGGTGACGGCGTGGGGCACCGGCGCCGCATCGCGCGAATTCCTGTACGTCGACGACGCGGCGGAGGGCATCGTGCTGGCGACGGAGCGCTACGACGGCGGCGACCCCGTGAACCTGGGCGCTGGCCGCGAGATCACGGTGCGCGCGCTTGCGGAGACGATCGCCGCGCTGTGCGGCTTCACCGGCGAGATCGCCTGGGACGCCAGCAAGCCCGATGGCCAGCCCCGCCGCATGCTCGACGTGTCGCGCGCCCGCGAGCGCTTCGGGTTCGCCGCCAGCACGGACTTCGAAGCCGGCCTGCGCGAGACGATTCGGTGGTGGGTCGCGCTTCGCGCCGCGAACAAACAGCAAACAGCAAACAGCAAACGGCGGGTGCCGGCGGCGTTCGAGGCTGCGCTCTCGGACGACGAGCCGGAGGCGGGCGCGGAGCGGCGCGCGGCGTAG